The genomic segment GAGTATAACACTCATCACAGCAAGAATATAACTACGCGAAAATGCAATAAAAGGAATAGGAAGAGTTAATAAAGGGATCATTATCAATATTCTCAGCCCGATTTTGTCATATGTTTTTCCAATAATAAGAGCTACCAACGCATCCACACCCATTGCAATTGCATAAAATATGGGAATCTGAATATCTGAAAAAACCGATTGGACTTTGAGATGAAAGGAAATTAACTGAAAGCTAGCAAATCCCATTACACTCAAGGAGGTAAATAAAACATAGAACCAGAAAACTGTAGGTAGCTTACCCTTGCCCTTGAGATTTTGTCTGGTTATTATGCCAGAAGTTTCAAGTTTCTCAGGTGCTGGCACTTTAATCCTTGCTATAATAAGTATAGCTAAAGTCAAAAGAGCAGGTATCCATAAAATAGTAAACCCTTCACGATAACCACCTTTCAAAAGAAATACAGTAGAAAAGATTAAAGGCCCAATAATAGCACCAACCTGGTCTAATGCTTCATGGATACCAAATCCCCAACCCCTACCTACTTGTTTTGTAGCATGTGAAAGTATCGCATCTCTCGCTGGAGTTCTAATTGCTTTCCCCATTCGTTCTAAAATAATCAGAACAGCTGCAAGTTGCCAATAACCAGCAAATGCCAATAGAGGAATACTGAAAATTAATCCATAACCAATAATTGTCATAACCCAATATTTCCCTGTACGATCTGCCAGATAACCTGAGATTAAACGCAAGGCATATCCGATAAATTCACCTAAACCTGCCACCAGCCCAACAATGCTGGCACTGGCTCCTAAAACAGCCAGATACGGGCCAGCAATACTTCTTGCCCCTTCGTATGTGATATCACCAAACAAACTGACAATTCCCAAAAGGAAAATAAATTGCAAGGCTTTCTTTTTTTGATCTTCTCCCTTGCAGTCTAAATTTTGTTGAAATTTCATAAAAATCCCTCCATTTATAATAGAATGGTCTTAAACTACTACCTACTTCTATTTTCTGGGAAACTTTATGTCTTATTTGACTTTACCGGCTGTTTTCTACTGTTTTCTTTTTGAATAAATCGGTAATACCAGATTAAAGGAAAGCTCATTATCATGTTCAAGGGCATTTATGGTGGGATTATTTCGCTTTCACTATCCTATTCCTTTTTTCATTTACCGATCTAAATAAACAAAAAACTCTTCTGACAAAGACCTACACCAGAAAGGTTTTCAGCAGTGTTTATAATTAATTTAACTAAGAAATATTTTGGGATAAAGTTGCTTCTAATTCAACTTGTTGCATATGTTTTTTACTAATAATATAGGTGACTAATGCACCCAAAGATACCAATACAGTAATTAATCCTAAACATACTACAATGTTGATATCAAAAAGTCTAGAGATAATTATAGTAATAATACCTTCACCCAAAGCTCTAAACATTCTATAGGTTTCAGATTCACTTAATCTATTCTCAACTGTTGTTACGTCTCCAAATAATGCAGACATACTTGTCGTATAAATAAGCGAAGCAGAATAAGTTATTAATATAAAAATGTAATTTAAAATAACATTATCCCCTATATTAATTAGTCCATAAAATCCAACAACAAAAAGTACTGCTGATAATAAAAAAGCAAAATTACGATTCTTATCAGCCAAATATCCTGAAGGTATCTGAACCAATACACTTATTGCAGAAATAACAGACCATAAGGTTGCAATATTTAAATAACTAAATCCTTTATACTTAAGCAAATATAAACTTAATAGCAAACTGTAAAAAACACCCAAGCCAGACAACATAATACTCGGAATAGTTAAAGCAACAACAAATTTGTTTTTAAAATATTTTTCTATGTGCACTTTGTAGTATTTACTAAACATTGATTTATTCTCAGTTTTTTCAACAATTTCATCGACTTGGTCCAACATGATCTTTTTGGATATAACAAAGGTTATACCCATAATAAATAACGCTATGCCCAGTGGTAATTGAAAAGAATATCCAATCAAGAGCCCTGCAATTATTGGACCTACTATAACACTAATGTTAGAAACTGCGTCCATAAGAGCACGAACTCTACCACGATTATTAGTATTATCAGTTTCATCATAGATTAACTTTGAAGTAGTTGAGTTAAGTAATCTGTCACCAAATCCTTCAGCGAACTTTCCAACTGCAACTAATCCAGGTTGTGCAAACATATAGAATCCATAAACTAATAAATTTAAAAACAATCCCAACCGAATACTGAACTTTTCTCCAACTTTTTTAATAAAAGTAGCCTGAGGTAGGAATATAAGAATACCAATTAAACTTTGTAAACCTATTATACTACCAATAATTGTGACAATACCCTGATGCTTTTCCAAAATAGCAGGTATAACTACAGTAGAAATTCCATCACTAATTCTAGTTGTGAAAATCATTACTAATATAATAAATAAATTACTACTAATTCTGATTTTTTTCACCTTAGACAACTTTATCACCTTTTTTCCTCCTTGTAACTTTTAAATGTTTCTTCTATAAGATTAAAAAGTTCAAAAATTTTTCTTTGTTTCATCTGCTCTTTAACCTTAGCAATAATTCTTTCTTTGCAGTCCACATAATCCTGTATATAAATATCACTTATATAGTCATCTAAAGAATAAAGTAACCATTTAGAATCAATTGAGAAAAAGGGCATTATGTAACCATTAGCAGATATAAAAAGGACTTATTAAACTATCTTTGTTTTGAAATGCACCTAGTAATGGAATTTTCTGGTATTATAATTTGCAATCTCTTATCAATGCCATGTCAATGTAGACTTAGTGAGATTGAAAAAAATGGTCTTATT from the Anoxybacter fermentans genome contains:
- a CDS encoding MFS transporter, with amino-acid sequence MIKLSKVKKIRISSNLFIILVMIFTTRISDGISTVVIPAILEKHQGIVTIIGSIIGLQSLIGILIFLPQATFIKKVGEKFSIRLGLFLNLLVYGFYMFAQPGLVAVGKFAEGFGDRLLNSTTSKLIYDETDNTNNRGRVRALMDAVSNISVIVGPIIAGLLIGYSFQLPLGIALFIMGITFVISKKIMLDQVDEIVEKTENKSMFSKYYKVHIEKYFKNKFVVALTIPSIMLSGLGVFYSLLLSLYLLKYKGFSYLNIATLWSVISAISVLVQIPSGYLADKNRNFAFLLSAVLFVVGFYGLINIGDNVILNYIFILITYSASLIYTTSMSALFGDVTTVENRLSESETYRMFRALGEGIITIIISRLFDINIVVCLGLITVLVSLGALVTYIISKKHMQQVELEATLSQNIS
- a CDS encoding MFS transporter; translation: MKFQQNLDCKGEDQKKKALQFIFLLGIVSLFGDITYEGARSIAGPYLAVLGASASIVGLVAGLGEFIGYALRLISGYLADRTGKYWVMTIIGYGLIFSIPLLAFAGYWQLAAVLIILERMGKAIRTPARDAILSHATKQVGRGWGFGIHEALDQVGAIIGPLIFSTVFLLKGGYREGFTILWIPALLTLAILIIARIKVPAPEKLETSGIITRQNLKGKGKLPTVFWFYVLFTSLSVMGFASFQLISFHLKVQSVFSDIQIPIFYAIAMGVDALVALIIGKTYDKIGLRILIMIPLLTLPIPFIAFSRSYILAVMSVILWGAVMGIHETIMRASIADLTPIEHRGFAYGIFNTAYGASWFIGSVLMGLLYDFSVKYLILFVVIIEVISVLVFFMVKKMVLLAGKNIGR